Proteins encoded together in one Cryptococcus deuterogattii R265 chromosome 13, complete sequence window:
- a CDS encoding alfa-L-rhamnosidase yields MSSQISIERFSVEHYPLTTSNTALGITHWKPRLSWRFGGDISEWTQRAYSLHISWPSGRQERHDVVTDNNVLVPWPTDAIQPKQAVSVVVEVTGSDGNKYKSQKLILEGGLPNDSSFWEADVISCPAEVTETGKPKRPFRLRKSFTIPSTGNFSARLYITALGVYEAHINGIRIGDQLLSPGWQSYKHRLHYQTFDVSELLTKGTEMEFTAWVGEGWYAGELGWERKRCYGERIGLLARLEIDGQVVLKTGPNEGWEWSFGNLTSSEIYNGETWDFVGAGGNSDWMKNTEILPFPKVKLISPESPPVRQVLEVSVKHVINTPSGETVLDFGQNLVGWVRMRSLPGSGGNLVLSHAEVLENGELGRRPLRTARAQDCISYGPEQAGQGWEPKFTFHGFRYVQVDGWSRQMSEAEAKGNFTAVVIQTQMEETGGFECSHPLINQLHQNVVWSWRGNTVSIPSDCPQRDERLGWTGDLQVFAATASFLTDTSGFLRNWLEDFAEEQLKDNDGNAPLVVPDVIQDTLFAGMRTAVWSDIAVLLPNDLYNAHADIAIVAAQWESIVAWLERGIKRDDVGLWDPAFFQLGDWLDPSAPPDNAAAGKTDSILVADAYLIHITRIASRLAETIGKVEEGDRYKQQYRVLKEFFVKRYVTYDGRLSSDSQTAYALALKFGLFETPRQIEGALKRLEWLARLNKFKVGTGFAGTPVILDAFAENNAIAYAYRMLEEKANPSWLYPVSMGATTIWERWDSMLPDGSINPGQMTSFNHYALGAVAAFMHKYIGGLSLLAPGWKKILVAPRPGGTLTSAKIWHVSPYGRIVLEWAIVGPKLQVQVTIPPNCSAVISLPGTEEGKEEEIGSGYREYEVEWKDDSAWPPQSIDFPQP; encoded by the exons ATGTCAAGCCAAATATCGATTGAGCGATTCAGTGTCGAACACTATCCCTTGACCACATCGAACACGGCGTTGGGAATCACACATTGGAAGCCTCGACTGTCTTGGCGATTCGGAGGTGACATCTCGGAATGGACCCAAAGAGCTTATTCTCTTCATATATCGTGGCCTAGCggaaggcaagaaagaCATGATGTGGTTACAGACAACAACGTACTCGTTCCCTGGCCAACGGACGCTATCCAGCCCAAGCAAGCAGTCTCGGTTGTTGTGGAAGTCACTGGCTCCGACGGTAACAAATACAAATCCCAAAAGCTCATCCTAGAGGGGGGTTTACCCAATGATTCGTCATTCTGGGAGGCAGATGTGATCTCCTGCCCTGCCGAGGTTACAGAGACCGGCAAACCAAAGCGACCATTCCGTCTTCGAAAGAGTTTCACAATCCCTTCAACCGGCAACTTTTCGGCAAGGCTGTACATTACCGCTTTGGGCGTTTATGAAGCTCATATCAACGGCATAAGGATCGGTGATCAACTCCTCAGCCCGGGGTGGCAGTCGTACAAGCATCGGTTACACTATCAGACCTTTGACGTCTCCGAACTTCTGACAAAGGGTACTGAAATGGAGTTCACTGCTTGGGTGGGCGAAGGGTGGTATGCTGGAGAGCTCGggtgggagagaaagagatgttATGGAGAGAGAATCGGCTTGCTTGCTCGACTCGAAATTGACGGCCAAGTGGTCTTGAAGACCGGCCCCAACGAAGGCTGGGAATGGTCATTCGGGAATCTTACATCAAGCGAGATATATAATGGTGAGACGTGGGATTTCGTGGGCGCTGGTGGAAATTCAGACTGGATGAAAAACACAGAaatccttccctttcccaaaGTGAAGCTTATCTCTCCGGAAAGTCCGCCCGTACGACAGGTTCTCGAGGTCTCGGTCAAGCATGTGATCAACACGCCAAGCGGAGAGACAGTCTTAGATTTTGGTCAGAACCTCGTGGGGTGGGTTAGAATGCGATCTCTACCGGGTAGCGGTGGGAACCTGGTGCTTTCTCATGCTGAAGTCttggagaatggagagCTGGGACGTAGACCACTGCGTACCGCACGCGCCCAGGACTGTATTTCTTATGGCCCTGAGCAAGCTGGGCAGGGTTGGGAGCCTAAGTTCACTTTCCACGGGTTCCGCTATGTCCAAGTCGACGGCTGGTCTCGACAGATGTCCGAAGCAGAAGCCAAAGGAAACTTCACTGCTGTGGTCATCCAGACACAGATGGAGGAGACTGGAGGTTTCGAGTGCTCGCATCCTCTGATCAATCAACTGCACCAGAACGTGGTttggagttggagaggTAACACGGTTTCCATACCTTCCGACTGTCCTCAACGAGACGAGCG CCTAGGCTGGACGGGAGACCTTCAAGTTTTCGCGGCAACCGCTTCGTTCCTCACGGACACCTCGGGCTTTCTTCGTAATTGGCTGGAAGATTTCGCAGAAGAGCAATTGAAAGACAACGATGGCAATGCACCCTTGGTAGTTCCGGATGTCATTCAGGATACATTATTTGCTGGG ATGCGAACGGCCGTTTGGAGCGATATCGCCGTTCTTCTACCCAACGATCTTTACAATGCTCACGCCGATATTGCTATTGTGGCCGCACAATGGGAATCTATCGTTGCGTGGCTTGAACGGGGCATAAAGCGAGACGACGTCGGCTTGTGGGATCCTGCATTCTTTCAGCTCGGCGATTGGCTCGACCCTTCCG CCCCACCTGATAATGCTGCTGCCGGAAAAACCGACTCTATCCTGGTGGCTGATGCATATCTCATCCATATCACTAGAATCGCCTCAAGACTGGCTGAAACCATTGgcaaagtggaagaaggggatcGATACAAACAGCAGTACAGAGTCCTCAAGGAGTTCTTTGTCAAACGGTACGTCACATACGATGGCCGACTGTCCTCCGATTCTCAGACAGCATATGCCCTCGCTCTGAAATTCGGTTTATTTGAGACGCCTCGACAAATTGAAGGCGCGCTCAAGCGACTCGAGTGGCTGGCGCGGTTGAACAAGTTCAAAGTTGGGACGGGTTTTGCGGGGACACCAGTCATCCTCGATGCATTTGCCGAAAACAACGCCATCGCGTACGCGTATAGAATGCTCGAGGAAAAGGCCAATCCATCTTGGCTGTATCCGGTATCCATGGGGGCCACCACTAtttgggagagatgggataGTATGCTCCCAGACGGCTCCATCAATCCAG GCCAAATGACAAG CTTCAATCACTACGCCTTGGGTGCGGTCGCTGCTTTCATGCACAAATACATTGGTGGTCTTTCCTTGCTTGCTCcaggatggaagaagatcctTGTTGCCCCTCGACCGGGGGGAACGCTCACTTCCGCAAAAATCTGGCACGTTTCGCCTTATGGTCGCATCGTCCTTGAATGGGCCATAGTCGGGCCAAAGCTCCAAGTCCAGGTCACCATTCCACCGAATTGTTCGGCCGTCATCTCATTGCCAGgtacagaagaaggaaaggaagaagagattggcTCTGGTTATCGGGAGTACGAGGTGGAGTGGAAGGATGATTCAGCCTGGCCCCCACAATCTATCGACTTTCCCCAGCCTTAG